The nucleotide sequence GCGGGACCTACCGGCCTTTTCGCCGGTTTCTACACCGGGCAGCGCGGGCTCAGCATGCGCTTTATCGACCCCCTGCCCGAGCCCGGCGGGCAGCTCACCGCCCTCTACCCCGAAAAGTTCATCTACGACGTGGCCGGTTATCCCCGGGTCCTCGCCAAGGAGCTCGTCAACAGCTTGCGCCAGCAGACCAGTCAGTTCCACCCCGACTACGTCCTCGAGGAGACCGCCACCACCCTGGAGAGAAGGGACGGCCACTTCGAGCTGACCACCAACACCGGCGCGGTCTATCCCTCCAGGGCGGTCATCGTCGCGGCGGGCATCGGCGCCTTTGAGCCGCGCAAGCTGACCGCCCTCGGCGTGAGCGACTTCGAGGGCCGGGGCGTCGCCTACAGCGTCAAGAACCTGGCGGCCTACAAGGACCGGCGCGTCCTCATCATCGGCGGTGGCGACTCCGCGGTGGACTGGTTCATGATGCTCAAGGACGTGGCGCGGTCGGTCACGCTGATCCACCGCCGCGAGGCCTTTCGCGCCCATGGGGCCACCGTAGACCTCATGAAGACGGCGGCGATGAAAGGCGAGGGCCGGGTGATGACGCCCTATGAACTAAGGGAGCTGCGGGGCGAGGAGAGGCTGTCGGAGGCGGTCGTCTTCCAGAACCAGACCAAGACCGAGGTGCCCCTCGCCGTCGACGACGTCTTGTCGATGGCGGGCTACCTCTCGAAACTGGGGCCCATCGCCGACTGGGGGCTCGAGCTCGACAAGAAGAGGATCAAGGTCGGCCAGGACATGATGACGAGCATGCCCGGCGTCTTCGCCGCGGGCGACGTGGCCAGCTATCCCGGCAAGCTGAAGCTCATCGCCACCGGCTTCGGCGAGGCGGCCATCGCCGCGAACTACGCCGCGCACCACATCGACCCCGAGCTCTCGGTCGAGCCCGGCCACTCCTCGGACAAACAGCAGTAGGATGATTCAAAAGTCAAAATTCAAAAGTCAAAAGAGAAGTTTTTTTCAACCTTCAACTTTCAGTTTTGAATTTCCATGTCGCGGATAGTCGTTCAAAAGTACGGCGGCACCAGCGTCGGCGACGTCGACCGCATCCACAAGGTGGCGGCGCGCATTGCGCGTACCGTCGAGGCGGGGACAAGGTGGCGGTTCGCACGGCTGCCGCGCGCCTTATACGCCCGATACAATTGTAGTAAAAGCGCTTTTATAGTCAGGATCTGATGTTTATACTGATAAATGTTTTTACAATGTTTTCCAGGAGGTCGGAGGCGGGTCATGGTTTCGTCGGAGCCTGGCAGGGTAAAGATCAAAGACGTTGCCAAACACGCCAACGTTTCGATCAGCACGGTGTCGCGCGTGGTCAACGAATTGGACCGGGTGAACCCCGAGACCCGCGAACGCGTGCTCGAGGTGATTCGCGAGCTTCGTTATCAGCCGAGCGCCTTCGCCCGTGGCCTCGCCATCCAGCGGACGCAGACTTTGGGCTTTGTGATTCCTATCTTGAGCGACCCCTTTTTCTTGGAGATCGTCCGTGGCGTCGAGGAGGCGGCCGCGGCGGCGGGTCACAACCTGCTTGTCGCCAGCCAGCCCTTTGAGCACGACGCGCGTCGCTATCTCCAGCTCTTCGACCAGCGGCGCGTGGACAGCATGATCCTGGTCGGCATCAAGGTTCCGCCCGAAGAACTCGAGCGGCTCCTAGCTCAAGGCTTCGCGGTGGCCTTCGTTCAGCAAGACGGCGGCGAGGGCGCCTTGACCTTCCTCGCCGACAACTACGGCGGCGCCCGCGTCCTGGCCGAACACCTGCTCGAGCTGGGCTACCGGCGGATCGCCTATATCGCCGGCAGCGACTACACCCCCGACAACGCCGAGCGCCTGCGCGGGCTCAAAGACGCGCTGGCTGGGCGCGGGCTCGCGCCCTTCGCCTTCGCCCAGGGCGACTACCACCGCGGCAGCGGCTCAAGGGCGATGGCGGAGCTCATAGCGCGCGGGCCCTTGCCTGAGGCCGTCTTTGCCGCCAACGACCAGATGGCTATCGACGCCGTCATCACCATCCGTGAGCAGGGGCTTAGGGTCCCTGAGGACATTGCCGTCGTCGGCTTCGACGACGTTCCCATGGCTGGTTACGTGAGCCCGGCGCTCACGACCGTCCGGCAGCCCGCTTACGAGATGGGCTACCGGGCGGCTAGTGCGGTGCTCGATCCCGAGAAACCCCTCGCGCCCAAGCGCGTGGTGTTGCCGACGCAAGTCGTCGTTCGTCAGTCCTGCGGGAACCATCTCCGCTAGGAAAGGAGGTGTGAACAGGCTTTCGTTGGAAGCGTGGTAGTAAAAGCGCTTCCACACCCGTCACCCCAAACCCATCTTGGAAAGGAGTTCACGATGCATCTTGCTCTCAAACGTTCGCTTCTTTGGCTGGGCGCGCTCGTCCTTTTTCTTCCGTCCACGACCTCGGCTCAGGAGCAACACGCGGGTACGCTCACGGTCTCCGTCGTGGCCGGTGCCATGCGCGACACCGTCGAGCCGCTGGCGCAGGAGTTCAGGAGACGGCACCCCGCCGTTACTGTCAACCTGGTTCCCGAACCCGAGGGTGGCGCCTTTGAAGCGCTCATCGCCGCGGGCAACCAGCCCGACCTGCTGATCACCTCGTTTGGCGGGATGATCGGCCGTCTGGCGTCTCAGGACGTGGTCCTGCCGCTCGACGATATGCCCGGCGCCGACGAGCTCTTTGACAGGCTCGTGCCTACCTCCTACGAGCCCCTTTACGGCCAGCGCTACTACGTGCCCATCGGCGCCGACGTTACCCTGATGATCTACAATAAGGAACTCTTCGAGCAAGCGGGCCTGGACCCTGAAAACCCGCCGACGACCTGGGAC is from Deinococcota bacterium and encodes:
- a CDS encoding LacI family transcriptional regulator: MVSSEPGRVKIKDVAKHANVSISTVSRVVNELDRVNPETRERVLEVIRELRYQPSAFARGLAIQRTQTLGFVIPILSDPFFLEIVRGVEEAAAAAGHNLLVASQPFEHDARRYLQLFDQRRVDSMILVGIKVPPEELERLLAQGFAVAFVQQDGGEGALTFLADNYGGARVLAEHLLELGYRRIAYIAGSDYTPDNAERLRGLKDALAGRGLAPFAFAQGDYHRGSGSRAMAELIARGPLPEAVFAANDQMAIDAVITIREQGLRVPEDIAVVGFDDVPMAGYVSPALTTVRQPAYEMGYRAASAVLDPEKPLAPKRVVLPTQVVVRQSCGNHLR
- a CDS encoding NAD(P)/FAD-dependent oxidoreductase — translated: MTHKLVDVSIIGAGPTGLFAGFYTGQRGLSMRFIDPLPEPGGQLTALYPEKFIYDVAGYPRVLAKELVNSLRQQTSQFHPDYVLEETATTLERRDGHFELTTNTGAVYPSRAVIVAAGIGAFEPRKLTALGVSDFEGRGVAYSVKNLAAYKDRRVLIIGGGDSAVDWFMMLKDVARSVTLIHRREAFRAHGATVDLMKTAAMKGEGRVMTPYELRELRGEERLSEAVVFQNQTKTEVPLAVDDVLSMAGYLSKLGPIADWGLELDKKRIKVGQDMMTSMPGVFAAGDVASYPGKLKLIATGFGEAAIAANYAAHHIDPELSVEPGHSSDKQQ